From the Lathyrus oleraceus cultivar Zhongwan6 chromosome 4, CAAS_Psat_ZW6_1.0, whole genome shotgun sequence genome, one window contains:
- the LOC127138013 gene encoding auxin-responsive protein SAUR71, protein MGARESKFRKWVSGGSVNNKNMQGPMLLVPKGYVPICVGTNEDTCRIFMVHVRTLGDAFFCELLGKSEEVYGFRNEGVLRIPFEAQEFEELFIGKSNKNIKIKKMVIPS, encoded by the coding sequence ATGGGAGCTAGAGAAAGCAAGTTTAGGAAATGGGTTAGTGGTGGAAGTGTAAACAACAAAAACATGCAAGGTCCTATGTTGTTGGTACCAAAAGGTTATGTTCCAATATGTGTTGGAACAAATGAGGACACTTGTAGGATATTTATGGTTCATGTAAGAACACTTGGTGATGCTTTTTTTTGTGAACTGTTGGGGAAGTCTGAGGAGGTATATGGGTTTAGGAATGAAGGGGTTTTGAGGATTCCATTTGAAGCACAAGAGTTTGAGGAGTTGTTCATTGGAAAGTCCAACAAAAATATTAAAATCAAGAAAATGGTAATACCAAGTTGA